In the Quercus lobata isolate SW786 chromosome 5, ValleyOak3.0 Primary Assembly, whole genome shotgun sequence genome, one interval contains:
- the LOC115992493 gene encoding uncharacterized protein LOC115992493 produces the protein MAVTCSSSSSSIHIPILKSGLIMRPISKSLMLKHTQVPVKKLPRLQIKCSVKNKVYEDRSNGIICYRDDSGEIVCEGYDDEAPRFQQQIPRTTCHPRDVEIIDLLLQQSGFQIVKGSGLNNVDESVAVQKDLNCNGFNSFC, from the exons ATGGCTGTaacttgttcttcttcttcttcttctattcaCATCCCAATTCTGAAATCTGGTCTAATCATGAGGCCTATCAGCAAATCTCTGATGCTTAAACACACTCAAGTTCCAGTCAAGAAATTACCTAGACTCCAGATCAAATGTTCCGTTAAAAACAAG GTTTATGAGGACAGGTCTAATGGCATAATCTGCTATAGAGATGATAGTGGGGAAATAGTTTGCGAAGGATATGACGATGAAGCCCCTCGCTTTCAACAACAGATTCCAAGAACAACTTGTCATCCAAG AGACGTCGAGATCAttgatcttcttcttcaacaaAGTGGGTTTCAAATTGTTAAAGGCAGTGGATTGAACAATgttgatgaaagtgttgctGTGCAGAAGGACCTCAATTGCAATGGCTTTAACTCTTTCTGCTAA